Part of the Lates calcarifer isolate ASB-BC8 unplaced genomic scaffold, TLL_Latcal_v3 _unitig_917_quiver_1959, whole genome shotgun sequence genome, TTTATgaagaaatatagaaaattcTAAAGGGTTTGCAAACAAAGCGCCACAGTATGTTAGCGACTGTCACATTCAGCGTTGTGTACACTAAACCATCTACCCCAACATCCTCCCAGTGACTTCCAAGAACAACATACTTTTGGAATGGAGAAACCATTGCCACCATCCATTTCCATCATCCAGGCAGAAATTATGTTTTCCCAgataagagggaaaaaagataCATGAATGTAATGTGTAGGAGACAAGAGTGGACACTGACAACAAGAAGTAACTCACTTTCCCATATTGGAGATTACTGTATACCAGTTAAGTGCACACCGTTTATTTCTTTAGATCATTGTCTCTGCTGGAAACTGACTTACCTACATTTATTGCCCATCCTCGGTCAACAGCCAATTTTCCCGCCTGTAGAGGAAACAATATTCAACATATAGTTaacattaaagtctgtgtaaagcaaattcagagattgTCTCTAAATACATcatttatgtcagaaaatagctcctgaaaacatgtgtaaagtctgtaaactaTTTGTTACTGCATTGTGTAGTTAGACTGTTTAAGTTTTCCATCAGCTTCATTGTCACGACTTTAAGAAACGGTGGCTTCATGAAGCACTGGAtccaccactcagcataaccccacCCCTAACATTGTAACAGTTAAAAATAGCAGCACTGCATTAGCATCAGCACTCCTCTTCAACTGCAAGCTGTTGTAGGTTTTGCTTGCTAGCTATGCCATTGTCCCACACATTCATCTTCCCTATAtgccagagtttgcagaacagtTTGATCGTCACCTTACTTAAAGGCatcaagaggaggtggattaagTGACCGTTTTACTCTGGTTAGTTTTGCAGACTTTCATCTGAGACAATGGGctgtcacttttgaatgagACCAGACCAACTGTACCTTTTTTGTGAGGCATGATTCACACCTGCAGATGTTTCTACAAACATACTAATAACAAACTGTGACCCATACctccagttttgttttttgcactcTAGGTTTGCTAACTTCTGACTTAAATTAGCTTTTGTTGATTGTTGTCACTAACATAGGGGTTCACACACTTTTGTCAATCtacactgtaaatgtttgaatgatgtATTCATTATGGACTAGAACAATACTCACTGTATTGTTCTAGTccataatgtgtgtttgtgtgttattagttaaaacagattgtgtttattaatcattgtaacttagatgaagatATGACTATATTAAGACAAATATTCACGATTGAGGTTAATTCAATTTCAAAATCCAATTTCTTGCCATTGTAATGGATGTCTCTGTTCAGCATGTGCAGGGTTGAACTTGTACTTGTAACCACAGTTAACGTGCAgggtttttttcattttctcgCTGCCTTTTGATGGATTGCTTGGCCCTGTTCGAAGTAAAAAACTTTCCAACACTGCTACAGGCTCTATTTTAATAGTCTAAGTGCATGGTTTTAAGCACATGGAGCCAGTAACTAGCTCATTAAGACAGTTAAAAGCAAGAAGCTTTAagattttgaaaaaatacattgtttttgaCTTTCTTAAGGTTTTAGCtagttatttttgctgttggtACTTTCCCCATCAACACTGATATCCATATGTGATGCTGTGAGAAGTAAAGCAAGCATTTTGAGCAATTTCATATCCAACATAATACACTCTGGGGGGAAAATTACAAGTATTTGCATTTAACACTGGTGGATGATAACCAGGTTGTACGTAGagcttcaaaatgcaaaaaagaagaaacaggagcaagagacaaaaaagatGATTTTGTTCAGGAGTGTACATGGAACTCAGGGTTATATCAGGTAATGTCAGAAAAATATGCATGTGAGAGCAGAAATTGCATTTGCGGTGAAGTAGCCTGAGGAGAGGGACATTTGTGCTAACAACAATATGAGTACAGACAAACAGTTttgagcaggaggagagaaaatttGTGCTTGAGCAGGGTTTATTTGAGAGAGGGGGAAGTTTAGGGAGTAAAGGACAGCATTACAAAAGCTGAACatgaaatcaataaataaataataaataaataaaactgaaagacCACAGTTTTGAATAAAGACCGGAGAGACACTATACATTAAATCTACTCCAGAGAGCATTTTTCCTGAGAAAAGAGATACAGGCAGTAGTTTGTCTCACATGTTGATCAATCTAATCCTGATGTGCATGGCTATGCATGAAGAAGCTGCTATTTAGGGCTGCTCACTCCATTCACTCATCCTCTTAAGAAACCATGAAAGCTTATCTAATACACTAAACAATAAAGGAAATTCTTGGGAGTATGGCTACAAAAACCTTCAAACCACTACATTATTAAGGACAATATGTGATCAGATAGATCATTAATAGCTGAGGTATGTCAGCTATATTTAGAGAAATCCCACAGAAGGttccatgttgtgttttattcgCCAAGAGAAATGGTGTGGCTTGCACGGTGGCAGATGCTCCTTTCAAAGGCAGGTGGAAAAGAGGTTTCTCTGCCATATATTCCTGGAGCTCAGCATGTAGGATACCTTGGGGGAGGAGATATGTGCTGGGGAGACTGTGTGTAAGTGCCAATAGGGCTCTCTGATAGATGAGTAATAACACACATTAGCATGTATGCACATACTCTGGCCATGGCTCAACACTCCACTTTGTCTGTGGAAGACAAGCACTCACTCACAGACAGTATCCTGCATTTTTTAATATAGACCTCTTATTTAATTTGCACAACTCCATCAACCATTAGTCCCGGAAGAATGCATCTTTTTTGTTGGGACACATCCAGCATGATGCTAGGTCTGATATCATTTGTAATCATAAAGTATATTTGTTTAAGAACCACACAGCCTTATTTTCACAATATTGATCAGTTTGTGCACATTCAAGTCTGCAGTCATACTTACTGTACATTGCATAAGCTTCCTATGTTTTTTATTCCTTATTTGTCCTTTTTGCTAAATAAGACTAACAGAGAAGAATCCCAGGACATCATCAAGAGTTTTAGAGAGAGGAAACTCAAAGTAACACATATCAAATTCTCAACCCACATAATTTGAGACATTACATTTCAGAGAGGCTTTGATCATAGCAAGTAAGACAACACAGTAAAGTTCCTATGGGAGATAAACTCAAATTATTATGCCTAtttcatacagtaaattaaaaactaataCTATAAAAAATTATAGGGATAAAATTCACCTCAGCTGTATTTTCACTTAATTCCAAATAGGATTAGTTTTGGAATTTTTGCCTCTATATAGATTGGTGATTTCTAATCAGCTTACTGTTTATTACGGAACAACCGGACCCACAACTGACACAAATCACCAACTCCTCCTTAGCTCTTCTATCTGCTACTTTACATGGTGAGGGCCTCTTTGTCATTTCATGTGCCCATTTTCATGCACCCTCTACACTGGTGTGTAAGATCAACACTGTCgcttttttcctctgaaaaatATGGCACTCTCAAGCGCTGCAGAACTCTCCACTATCATTTAAGAACTAACTCCAGCCCCATTTGTCAAAAGCTTTGCTGTGATCCCCATCAAACGAACAATTTAACATTCATCATTCCTCTGGTTTGGTTTATGATCAGACTCAAGTCAGACTTGCGTGCCAACGAAAGCAATCATTTCTGTTTACTAGGAGTAAAGACAAAGATTTCTTTGATATTATAATCTTGTTGTGAATAATGTTAGTATCTCATTATAATCTTTAACTTCCCTTTTGAACTAAGttaaagctgcttttttgtgAAACTGCCTTCAAAGTCTCTAAATAAGACCATTTGCAAGGCTGGCTGGTGCTGGGGGCTGCATGTGTAATCTGCAAAAACACCTGTAGAGTGTGTATTATTTGATAATGGCAACAGAAAAAGTAGCAGATCACTACTACTACATCATCATTTTTTGATAGTGGGGCAATACAGAAGATCATCTCTATTTTAGTGATAGGAAGATTAGcaaattatgtaaatgttaccagctacaaacatgaaaaaacataaaaaagaaaatatggcTCCTGGATACCTACCATTATTGTCCCTCCTGTCTGTGTCCGCAAAGGCCTTAACACCTTTCGCTGCACCAGGAAATTAGGCAGAAACAGGAGAGGTGGGATTTCTGTAATTGTTGCCACCACCAGAGACCACTACAGTGAAAAGGGACACAATTGGACAAAGCATAAATAAGTTTTTCTGTACTATGGCTCTATCACTTTCACTAAggcaaacaaaaccacagatgGACCTCAGGTTACTGAAAACTACAGAGagccaaacagcagctgcagaaacacattttttcaacatGTACCTATCTACAAATCTAAATATACCAGGGTTTGGATATAAAAGGTGTAGAAAAGCGGACTAAAGAAATACACAATAATGCTGCTGGAGGTTTTATGATTGAGCCTAAACCTAAGGCAGGACTGCACAGAATAATACAAATTCATGGCAGAATGCTGAGGTAGTACCTCAGCCTTCCAATATGTCTGCATGCAGTAGAGAGCGGGGGGGGGGAGATAAATATGGTCTTTGAGCACAATACGACTACAGttatcagttttcattttccaccTGCAGGAACTCTTCTGTGAGAGatttacaaccacatcttgGTGTTTCTGTATCACTGACtgcacaaaatggccacaaagaatGGATCCTAATCAGCTCCTGGAGCTGATAAATTAAGGGTGCAAAAACCCTTACTTACTCAAAGGACTCAGAGAGGTGCTATCTTCTGAATATGCTTGACATGATTGATTTGAATAAGGACTAATTCCCCTGTGGGATAACCCACTGCATTCTGATGAGAACTCTTTCTTATTTCACCTCCTGCATTACAATTACAGGTGGAAAAAGTCAAAAGCGAAACAGGGAAAATCACAGGTGACAAACTGTTTcctttaaatcacattaataCTATTGTCAAATGTGAACATACAGTAACTTTATAGTTGAATAAAAGATATATCAATTAAATCCTGATGGATCCAACATCTCCTATGTGCTTCTAAGCAATGCATGTGATACACAGAAGAAagatggaagaagaagaacttAAGAGATGAAGAACTATACTGAACATGCTATACTGTCACAATGAGACATCCACTAATGGTTGGCAGGGAAAACAAAGCTACCTTTAATCTGCTGAGGTAGCGTTTGGTGTGAACCACCAGCAGATCCTCCTCAGTAGCTTCAAGGGCTTCCACAATGTTTCCATCAGTGATGAACTGCTCTtctgagacaaaaagaaaaaaaatgctgttgttgCACGAAAAACTTGAACTGTCACAGCAGTTCTAGAAAATAAATCTTAATTTtcataatttcataattttcataataatttcaaatattggatttgaagaaaaaaaattctagtTAGCTAACTAGGAAAAAGCGCTAAACTGCCTAGTCATACTGTTGTATGTGAATATAAGTACCAATTCAATGCGTGTGTTTCATATTATTTGTTCAGTTTATACCAATGAGGGTAGGATATAAACATACTTCTCAAAAATGGCCAATatcaaaaacatcagatttgtATACTCTTAAATATCAAGAGATCATTAGTTGAGCTCCAACACCAACAATAATTTGCATGCAAACAGGACAAGCATTGACCATCCATCCAACACACTTTTAGGTATGGGAAATAGATCAATATAATAACCTATCCACTATTTATGTATTAGTGTAATTCCAAAGTTACCTTATTGAGATATTTTGGTTTAAATATCATGGTCTAATGAATTATCATGAATTGAATAATATCAAACTCTGTTACaacatcaaagcaaacattACTTGGATTACTTAGGATTTCTGttgataaaatacagtatatccatTTAGATCAATGTAATGTAACTAAATGCAAAGTTTTTATCAAGCTAAAGTACAATATTGATAAAATGGTGTGATAGTTATCATAATATTAATCATGGCCATATCAACCCCTCTAACTACACTATAACTAACAACTTGCATTGCCTTGCTGTGAAACTGTGATGAAATAATTTGAAGATGTGATTCTTGCAAG contains:
- the LOC108880348 gene encoding histone deacetylase 11-like encodes the protein MSQKEDSEGKRSSHHTELYGSIPRTCLPIVFHPDYNITFMGLEKLHPFDAGKWGKVIRFLKEEQFITDGNIVEALEATEEDLLVVHTKRYLSRLKWSLVVATITEIPPLLFLPNFLVQRKVLRPLRTQTGGTIMAGKLAVDRGWAINVGGGFHHCSSDRGGGFCAYADITLAIK